Proteins found in one Synechococcus sp. LA31 genomic segment:
- a CDS encoding glycosyltransferase family 2 protein has protein sequence MTTASSAASPPSLWVVAACFNEASGIRAFITAIEALGLAQQLLLIDDGSRDNTAAVIRAEIELRRESPQALPISLIELTRNFGKEAAMLAGLDQARGRCDAVVLIDADLQHPPELIPEMARHWQEGAEMVTAIRSAADQESTLKILSASGFYSLFNRLTDSVQLVDGAGDFRLLSQPVVRALTDMREGTRFSKALFPWTGFRSVDISYDRSQRNSGATTWNARRLFSYALDGIFSFSVLPLRIWIGVGMVISLISLVYALVLVISTLLHGIDVPGYASLIVAVLFLGGVQLIGIGILGEYIGRIFEESKRRPPYLVRRISASASRDRQGEA, from the coding sequence ATGACCACAGCCTCGAGCGCTGCATCGCCGCCAAGCCTCTGGGTGGTGGCGGCCTGCTTCAACGAAGCCAGCGGGATCCGGGCGTTCATCACCGCCATCGAAGCCCTAGGGCTGGCGCAGCAGCTCCTGCTGATCGACGACGGTTCACGCGACAACACCGCTGCCGTGATTCGCGCCGAAATCGAGCTGAGGCGCGAATCACCCCAAGCCTTACCGATCAGCCTGATCGAACTCACCCGTAACTTCGGCAAGGAGGCGGCCATGCTGGCCGGGCTGGATCAGGCCCGGGGCCGCTGCGACGCCGTTGTGTTGATCGATGCCGACCTGCAACACCCACCAGAGCTGATCCCTGAGATGGCGCGCCATTGGCAGGAGGGCGCCGAGATGGTCACGGCGATCCGCAGCGCCGCCGATCAGGAATCCACCCTCAAGATCCTCAGCGCCTCCGGCTTCTATTCCCTGTTCAACCGGCTCACCGATTCGGTGCAGCTGGTGGATGGTGCCGGTGATTTCCGCCTGCTCAGCCAGCCGGTGGTGCGCGCCCTCACCGACATGCGCGAGGGCACCCGCTTCTCCAAGGCCCTCTTCCCCTGGACGGGCTTCCGCAGCGTGGACATCAGCTACGACCGGTCCCAACGCAACAGCGGCGCCACCACCTGGAACGCTCGGCGCCTATTCAGCTACGCCCTCGATGGCATCTTCAGCTTCTCGGTGCTTCCCCTACGCATCTGGATTGGCGTTGGCATGGTGATCTCGCTGATCAGCCTGGTGTACGCACTGGTGCTGGTGATCAGCACGTTGCTGCACGGCATCGATGTACCCGGCTACGCCTCGCTGATCGTGGCGGTGCTGTTTCTTGGCGGCGTACAGCTGATCGGGATCGGCATCCTCGGGGAATACATCGGCCGCATCTTCGAAGAAAGCAAGCGGAGGCCGCCCTATCTGGTGCGCCGCATCAGCGCATCGGCTTCACGGGATCGCCAGGGCGAAGCATAA
- a CDS encoding pectate lyase, producing MANPLGRWMTVERQLRTFHTPWGSFTPAVDTAPLIYMLGLYGVVYFLPFGVFEAWTTGEDGPVEWLQFAAYAGACVCSLRVLWLRRRQWRSLQGVAWLLLTLFLFYVAAEEISWGERIHGWGVEALRNINAQKETNIHNLPAVQNYLHVSFIAAGLFFGYAGWRWMPHIEAWPARHYSLYFLIVALFYTYFDLSWISHAERIRNDQEGIELLMAVGLFLHTRHWAFSAASPPPAAD from the coding sequence TTGGCAAATCCTCTGGGCCGCTGGATGACTGTTGAGCGACAGCTGCGCACCTTCCACACCCCTTGGGGCAGTTTCACCCCGGCGGTTGACACAGCACCACTGATTTACATGTTGGGGCTCTACGGGGTGGTGTATTTCCTGCCTTTCGGGGTCTTTGAAGCCTGGACCACCGGTGAGGACGGTCCGGTGGAGTGGCTCCAGTTTGCGGCCTATGCCGGTGCGTGTGTGTGCAGCCTGCGTGTGCTTTGGCTGCGGCGTCGCCAGTGGAGGTCGTTGCAGGGGGTGGCCTGGTTGCTTCTCACCCTGTTTCTCTTTTATGTGGCGGCTGAGGAGATCAGCTGGGGGGAGCGCATCCATGGCTGGGGGGTGGAGGCACTGCGCAACATCAATGCTCAGAAGGAAACCAACATCCATAACCTGCCGGCTGTACAGAACTACCTGCATGTGTCGTTCATCGCTGCCGGGCTTTTCTTTGGTTATGCGGGCTGGCGCTGGATGCCGCACATCGAGGCTTGGCCCGCTCGGCACTACAGCCTGTATTTCCTGATCGTGGCTCTCTTCTACACCTATTTTGATTTGAGCTGGATCAGCCATGCCGAGCGCATCCGCAACGATCAGGAAGGCATCGAGCTCTTGATGGCGGTGGGCCTGTTTCTGCACACACGCCATTGGGCGTTTAGCGCTGCTTCGCCTCCGCCAGCAGCTGATTGA
- a CDS encoding iron uptake porin yields MKLFQKLLLAPAALGLMAPVAASASELNIAGVSQYGSEEQVTSITQFSDVQPTDWAYQALSNLIERYGCVAGYPNGTYRGSRAMTRFEAAALLNACLDRITDVTDELKRLMKEFEKELAVLKGRVDGLEAKVAELEATQFSTTTKLKGIATFVMGANSFGGSNSNASDAAKTLEGATAFNYDVRLNFDTSFTGKDLLRTTLRSGNFGDSPWGAAGTVGANGANLGLNALEVAFQEDAGPNVVGIDRLFYQFPVGDKVTVTFGGRVRQDDMLAMWPSVYPADTVLDVFTYAGSPGTYSLNKGAGAGVWYADNGWSFSLNYVSANANVGNPNEGGIGTDGAAQTFTGQLGYAGDSWGAAVAYNYGNGVGPASGTPAAVLQGAFAGAGSNNSVAVSAYWQPSESGWVPSISLGWGITSYSSDNTAFDFDGVASQSWYVGLQWDDAFIKGNALGMAVGQPTFVTACDKDLCGASPKDGNYAWEWWYKFQVTDNISVTPALYYLSNPLGQLGWELNNKRNDSAPLNNFGGIIKTTFKF; encoded by the coding sequence ATGAAACTGTTCCAGAAGCTTCTTCTGGCGCCTGCTGCCCTGGGCCTGATGGCTCCCGTGGCTGCATCCGCCTCTGAACTCAACATCGCTGGCGTTAGCCAGTACGGCTCTGAGGAGCAGGTGACTTCGATCACCCAGTTCTCCGACGTGCAGCCCACCGACTGGGCTTATCAGGCTCTGAGCAACCTGATCGAGCGCTACGGCTGTGTGGCCGGCTACCCCAACGGCACCTACCGCGGCAGCCGTGCGATGACCCGCTTTGAAGCGGCCGCCCTGCTGAACGCTTGCCTCGACCGGATCACCGACGTGACCGACGAGCTGAAGCGCCTGATGAAGGAGTTCGAAAAGGAACTCGCCGTGCTGAAGGGCCGCGTGGATGGCCTCGAGGCCAAGGTTGCTGAACTGGAAGCCACCCAGTTCTCCACCACCACCAAGCTGAAGGGTATTGCCACCTTCGTGATGGGTGCCAACAGCTTTGGCGGCAGCAACAGCAACGCCTCTGACGCTGCCAAGACCCTCGAAGGCGCTACCGCTTTCAATTACGACGTTCGCCTGAACTTCGACACCAGCTTCACCGGCAAAGACCTGCTGCGCACCACCCTGCGCTCGGGCAACTTCGGTGATTCCCCCTGGGGCGCCGCCGGCACCGTGGGCGCTAATGGCGCCAACCTCGGCCTGAACGCTCTGGAAGTGGCCTTCCAGGAAGATGCTGGCCCGAACGTGGTGGGCATCGACCGCCTCTTCTACCAGTTCCCCGTTGGCGACAAAGTCACCGTCACCTTCGGTGGCCGTGTGCGTCAGGACGACATGCTGGCCATGTGGCCCAGCGTGTACCCCGCTGACACCGTCCTCGACGTCTTCACCTACGCCGGTTCCCCTGGCACCTACAGCCTGAACAAAGGCGCAGGTGCTGGTGTGTGGTACGCCGATAACGGCTGGAGCTTCAGCCTCAACTACGTGTCCGCTAACGCCAACGTTGGTAACCCCAACGAAGGTGGTATTGGTACCGACGGCGCTGCCCAGACCTTCACCGGTCAGCTCGGCTACGCCGGCGACAGCTGGGGTGCGGCTGTTGCCTACAACTACGGCAACGGCGTGGGCCCTGCCTCCGGTACTCCCGCTGCTGTTCTGCAGGGCGCCTTCGCTGGTGCTGGCAGCAACAACTCTGTCGCTGTGAGCGCTTACTGGCAGCCTTCCGAGAGCGGCTGGGTTCCCTCCATCAGCCTTGGCTGGGGCATCACCAGCTACAGCTCTGACAACACCGCCTTCGACTTCGACGGCGTGGCCTCCCAGAGCTGGTATGTCGGCCTGCAGTGGGACGACGCCTTCATCAAGGGCAACGCTCTCGGTATGGCAGTGGGCCAGCCCACCTTCGTCACCGCTTGCGACAAGGACCTCTGCGGCGCCTCACCTAAGGACGGCAACTACGCCTGGGAGTGGTGGTACAAGTTCCAGGTCACCGACAACATCAGCGTGACCCCCGCTCTGTACTACCTGTCCAACCCCCTGGGTCAGCTGGGCTGGGAACTCAACAACAAGCGCAACGACAGCGCTCCCCTCAACAACTTCGGTGGCATCATCAAGACCACCTTCAAGTTCTGA
- a CDS encoding glycosyltransferase family 39 protein, with the protein MLKRSPWLWWLVLLGIWLLATAADRAWLMADQRLPAWDQADYLNSAIDHGRALGLLGGGSWPGWQGLMDLSPKIPPLASLVSGTVMAVAGETVNGASWSLSLWHGLLLLVIARWGQELLNASFGLLAASLVALAPALSGLRVDFTLDMPLTASCSLALWLLWRWQRREGGGGWGQAIAAAAAIAAALLIKQSALLVLALPALWSFGQAQAHPRRRWQAWAALALVLALLLPWLHHNWITTLGGTERAVISSGADEGDPGSLDPRSLIWYPRLWASQLGVATVSAGLAGLALLGWQHRGHWRQRWQAGWGWLLGVAISGWLCTSLSPNKDERYIAPVLPLLALLLARGWWALGQWIARQRSSHWASGALALGLISAGGIAARASLGELDRDPPSAVVAAMQSLRERVGDAPTTLLISGSSADLNEHSLTLLGRQQGGQVLVRRLGRNPGQEELALEQGEWWLIATGDQGTSRASARALSRAVRRNGRYERVQIWPWSKQRQLELWRRKPGVAAPSSFQQRFISLARGLEQGPRGLQPVFAAIGPWHLLDPRFSYQAEVKQWAEAQLQRNPSHRDALWSLALVAVLQNRPQQADQWFARLEQLEGNGHWPTAYRSVVQLADWRSCSAARVADARDSDPNTTPVLMALRDLSRSLCFDPRGPIALRSSLPAAVERVSLELKQP; encoded by the coding sequence GTGTTGAAGCGATCGCCCTGGCTGTGGTGGCTGGTACTACTGGGCATTTGGCTGTTGGCCACCGCCGCCGATCGCGCCTGGCTTATGGCTGATCAACGCCTGCCGGCCTGGGATCAAGCCGACTACCTCAACAGCGCCATTGATCACGGCCGCGCCCTGGGGCTTTTGGGCGGCGGGAGCTGGCCGGGCTGGCAAGGGCTGATGGATCTCTCGCCCAAAATCCCACCGCTGGCATCGCTGGTGAGCGGCACGGTGATGGCCGTAGCCGGCGAAACTGTGAACGGCGCCAGCTGGTCCCTGAGCCTCTGGCATGGCCTGCTGCTGCTGGTGATCGCCCGCTGGGGCCAGGAGCTGCTCAACGCGTCGTTTGGCTTACTCGCGGCAAGCCTGGTAGCCCTGGCACCAGCGCTATCCGGCCTGCGGGTGGACTTCACCCTCGACATGCCGCTCACCGCCAGTTGCAGCCTGGCCCTATGGCTGCTCTGGCGCTGGCAGCGGCGTGAGGGCGGCGGCGGATGGGGACAGGCCATCGCCGCCGCCGCCGCCATCGCCGCAGCCCTGCTGATCAAACAAAGCGCGCTGCTGGTGCTGGCTCTACCGGCCCTATGGAGCTTCGGCCAGGCCCAGGCACACCCCAGACGACGCTGGCAGGCGTGGGCTGCGCTGGCTTTGGTGCTGGCCTTGCTGCTGCCCTGGCTGCATCACAACTGGATCACCACCCTGGGCGGCACTGAGCGTGCCGTGATCAGTTCAGGGGCTGATGAAGGTGATCCCGGCAGCCTCGATCCCCGCAGCCTGATCTGGTACCCACGCCTGTGGGCGAGCCAGCTGGGCGTCGCCACAGTCAGCGCCGGGCTGGCCGGGCTGGCCCTGTTGGGCTGGCAGCATCGCGGCCACTGGCGTCAACGCTGGCAGGCCGGCTGGGGCTGGCTGCTGGGAGTCGCGATCAGCGGCTGGCTCTGCACAAGCCTCAGCCCTAATAAAGACGAGCGCTACATCGCGCCGGTGCTGCCGCTGCTAGCCCTTCTGCTGGCGCGGGGTTGGTGGGCCCTGGGACAATGGATCGCCCGCCAGCGCTCGAGCCACTGGGCCAGCGGAGCCCTTGCTCTGGGGTTGATCAGCGCTGGCGGGATCGCGGCCCGCGCCAGCCTGGGCGAACTGGATCGCGATCCCCCCTCCGCCGTGGTGGCAGCGATGCAGAGCCTGCGGGAGCGTGTAGGCGATGCCCCCACCACTCTGCTGATCAGCGGCAGCAGCGCCGATCTCAACGAACACAGCCTCACCCTGTTGGGCCGCCAACAGGGTGGCCAGGTGCTGGTGCGCCGGCTGGGGCGCAATCCCGGCCAGGAGGAGCTGGCTCTCGAGCAGGGGGAGTGGTGGCTGATCGCCACTGGCGACCAGGGCACGAGCCGAGCCTCCGCTCGGGCTCTCAGCCGCGCCGTACGCCGCAATGGCCGCTACGAACGCGTGCAGATCTGGCCCTGGAGCAAGCAGCGCCAGCTGGAGTTGTGGCGGCGCAAGCCTGGTGTGGCAGCACCCAGCAGCTTCCAGCAGCGGTTCATCAGCCTGGCCCGGGGGCTGGAGCAGGGGCCCCGGGGCCTGCAGCCGGTGTTTGCGGCGATCGGCCCCTGGCATCTGCTCGATCCTCGCTTCAGCTATCAGGCCGAGGTGAAGCAGTGGGCGGAGGCCCAGCTGCAGCGCAATCCCAGCCATCGCGATGCGCTCTGGAGCCTGGCCCTGGTAGCGGTGCTACAGAACCGGCCACAACAGGCTGATCAGTGGTTTGCCCGCTTGGAGCAACTCGAGGGCAACGGTCACTGGCCCACCGCTTATCGCAGCGTGGTGCAGCTAGCTGACTGGCGAAGTTGCAGCGCGGCCAGGGTGGCCGACGCGCGCGACAGTGATCCCAATACCACTCCGGTGCTGATGGCCCTTCGCGATCTGAGCCGCAGCCTCTGCTTCGATCCACGCGGCCCCATCGCGCTGCGCAGCAGCCTGCCGGCCGCGGTTGAACGCGTGTCGCTGGAGCTGAAACAGCCATGA
- a CDS encoding ChbG/HpnK family deacetylase, with protein MRAKLAELMRYGGVGVLAAGIHALVLLCGEWLGWPLSLANLSGFLLASCWGYLAHALFTFREHTGGAPFPRRWLLIQTSLNVLVSLLLPGWLGLWARSVAGTAVMVFTPTAINYVIWSLAARHSRARRQREAVVGLAPVRFHADDLGLHEAVNTTILNLHDAGALDSASVLVAGPAAMAAAQACAQRPQFELALHLCLSEGPPAADPKRIPALLDGEGRLALGFGRLLLLSCLPRWWRARRRIEQQLACELTAQIQWFQRLFPGRSLRLDGHQHVHLTPLVWQQIGQLPPALQPTWIRSLREPWPWRGIPLTLWWQGCLGLGPLKWLLLRLLNSGRAAELARRGIATNAGFCGVLFTGRMDTAVITSAERQLRVEGGLVLAHPAEGYSFEAAELQAYPLSRRFYASPWRSREADALMRRTR; from the coding sequence GTGCGGGCAAAGCTGGCGGAGCTAATGCGCTACGGCGGCGTTGGGGTGTTGGCGGCAGGGATCCATGCCCTGGTGCTGCTCTGTGGCGAATGGCTGGGTTGGCCTCTGTCGTTGGCCAATCTCTCGGGTTTTCTGCTGGCGTCGTGTTGGGGTTATCTCGCTCATGCACTGTTCACGTTTCGGGAACACACCGGTGGAGCGCCCTTCCCGCGGCGGTGGCTGCTGATTCAAACCAGCCTCAATGTGCTGGTGAGCTTGCTGCTGCCGGGTTGGCTGGGCCTGTGGGCCCGCAGCGTCGCTGGCACGGCGGTGATGGTGTTCACCCCAACCGCGATCAATTACGTGATCTGGTCGCTGGCGGCCCGCCACAGCCGGGCCCGCCGCCAGCGCGAGGCCGTCGTTGGCCTGGCGCCTGTTCGCTTCCATGCCGACGATTTGGGGCTGCACGAGGCGGTGAACACCACGATCCTGAACCTTCACGACGCCGGTGCGCTTGATTCGGCCAGCGTGCTGGTGGCTGGACCGGCCGCGATGGCCGCTGCGCAGGCTTGTGCTCAGCGGCCTCAGTTTGAATTGGCCTTGCACCTCTGCTTGAGCGAGGGTCCACCAGCGGCGGATCCCAAGCGGATTCCGGCGTTGCTCGATGGGGAGGGCCGCCTGGCGCTGGGGTTTGGCCGCCTGCTGCTGCTGAGTTGTCTCCCCCGCTGGTGGCGGGCGCGCCGCCGGATCGAGCAGCAGCTCGCCTGCGAACTCACGGCTCAGATTCAATGGTTTCAACGGCTCTTTCCCGGGCGGTCCCTAAGGCTGGATGGCCACCAGCACGTGCATCTCACGCCGCTGGTGTGGCAGCAGATCGGCCAGCTCCCTCCGGCGCTTCAGCCCACCTGGATCCGCAGCCTGCGCGAGCCTTGGCCCTGGCGGGGTATCCCCCTGACGCTCTGGTGGCAGGGCTGTTTGGGCCTCGGGCCGCTCAAGTGGTTGCTGCTGCGCCTGCTCAACAGCGGTCGTGCCGCTGAGCTGGCCCGCCGCGGGATTGCTACCAATGCCGGCTTCTGCGGGGTGCTGTTCACGGGCCGGATGGATACCGCGGTGATCACCTCGGCCGAGCGCCAGCTGCGGGTCGAAGGTGGCCTTGTGCTGGCCCACCCGGCGGAGGGCTACTCGTTTGAAGCGGCTGAGCTTCAGGCCTACCCGCTCTCACGCCGCTTTTATGCTTCGCCCTGGCGATCCCGTGAAGCCGATGCGCTGATGCGGCGCACCAGATAG
- a CDS encoding DUF2079 domain-containing protein, with translation MSQRLTPEQRVWLAAGVFTLVGWTLQWWRLHSFAATMDQGILFQVLWNGLSGHPFESTLSSQLSTNVVHGGQLPAIGYHRLGQHFTPTLALWIPLVALLGKWALPMLQVALIAAAGLVLHRIARLRLEADLAAMLTMAFFGANAVIGPTLGNFTDLSQLPLCVFVLLLGLLERRLWLTLPAAFLMPLIREDTGVVLVGIGLWLLVRQRSRWPLALALIAWGGGWVVLVTNVLMPLFSQDNSRRFMVENFGQYLQGQEQASSLETAVRALQQPLVLLRELVSPPRDTLLYLAGQGLPLLFIPWIALDSWLLMGLPLLGLLLAQGSNNPLSINIRYTYLVVPGLFAGSALWWQRHQPLFASRRLRRVWAGCILLSLLFTLGSNPNRSLSWLIPDSIQPLVYSNPIRQWQHSQQAHAVLGLIPSKASVAASTPLIPHLAARQVLVRFPDHVAYQTRAGQATPVEWIAVDLDQQRRYAVAFPQEQKALKRSLRQLKTLPGDGYQVQEVRDGVVLLQRNGPVQPAAEKQLNQLLAEAKQR, from the coding sequence ATGAGCCAGCGCCTGACCCCAGAGCAACGCGTGTGGCTGGCAGCCGGGGTGTTCACCCTGGTGGGCTGGACACTGCAGTGGTGGCGACTGCACAGCTTCGCCGCCACGATGGATCAGGGGATCCTGTTCCAAGTGCTCTGGAACGGCCTGAGCGGCCATCCATTCGAGAGCACACTCTCCTCGCAACTTTCCACCAACGTGGTTCATGGCGGCCAACTGCCGGCCATCGGCTACCACCGCCTCGGACAGCACTTCACACCCACCCTGGCCCTGTGGATCCCGCTGGTGGCACTGCTCGGCAAATGGGCCCTGCCGATGCTGCAGGTGGCGCTGATCGCCGCAGCCGGCCTGGTGCTGCATCGCATCGCCCGCCTGCGGCTGGAGGCGGATCTAGCGGCGATGCTCACCATGGCCTTTTTCGGCGCCAATGCCGTCATCGGCCCCACCCTGGGCAATTTCACTGATCTCAGCCAGCTGCCGCTGTGCGTGTTCGTGCTTCTACTTGGTCTGCTGGAGCGGCGCCTCTGGCTGACCCTGCCCGCGGCGTTCTTGATGCCCCTGATCCGCGAAGACACCGGCGTAGTGCTCGTGGGGATCGGGCTGTGGCTACTGGTGCGGCAGCGCTCGCGCTGGCCCCTCGCGCTGGCTTTGATCGCCTGGGGGGGCGGCTGGGTGGTGCTGGTCACCAACGTGCTGATGCCGCTGTTCAGCCAGGACAACTCCCGCCGCTTCATGGTGGAGAACTTCGGCCAATACCTGCAGGGCCAGGAACAGGCCAGCAGCCTTGAAACAGCCGTGCGCGCCCTGCAGCAACCGCTGGTGCTGCTGCGGGAGCTGGTGAGCCCACCCCGCGACACGCTGCTTTACCTGGCAGGCCAGGGCCTGCCTTTGTTGTTCATCCCCTGGATCGCGCTCGACAGCTGGCTGTTGATGGGCCTGCCTCTGCTCGGCCTGCTGCTGGCCCAGGGCTCCAACAACCCCCTATCGATCAACATCCGCTACACCTACCTGGTGGTACCGGGGCTGTTTGCCGGCAGTGCCCTCTGGTGGCAGCGCCACCAGCCGCTGTTCGCCTCAAGGCGACTACGGCGTGTGTGGGCTGGCTGCATCCTGCTGTCCCTGCTGTTCACCCTGGGCAGCAATCCCAACCGCAGCCTGTCGTGGCTGATCCCCGACAGCATCCAGCCCCTGGTGTACAGCAACCCGATACGCCAATGGCAGCACAGCCAGCAGGCTCATGCAGTGCTGGGTTTGATTCCCTCGAAAGCCAGCGTGGCAGCCAGCACCCCGCTTATCCCGCATCTGGCGGCGCGGCAGGTGCTGGTGCGCTTCCCCGACCATGTCGCCTACCAAACCCGCGCTGGCCAGGCCACACCCGTGGAATGGATTGCCGTTGATCTCGATCAACAGCGTCGCTATGCCGTGGCCTTCCCCCAGGAGCAGAAAGCGTTGAAGCGAAGCCTGCGGCAGCTGAAAACATTGCCGGGCGATGGGTATCAGGTGCAGGAGGTGCGCGACGGCGTGGTGCTACTGCAACGCAATGGCCCCGTCCAACCGGCAGCGGAGAAGCAGCTCAATCAGCTGCTGGCGGAGGCGAAGCAGCGCTAA